The genomic window AGATTAAAATTGATAAGTCTCTAAATACCCTTCATGCTGATTTGGAGGCTGTAAAAAGTCAGACTCACCTATACGAGCAAGAGCTTAAGAATTATTCTCAATACAACCGATTTTTACATAAAGAATTAATTGAGCGTCTTGATCTTGTCCACCTTAAAAAAGCAAAAGAGTGCACAGAAGTTCCTATAGAGGGTAAATTATTTGTTGTAACTGCTTGGGTTTCTCTTACATCCATTCCAAAGGTGCAAGAGCTTTGTTCGGATCTAAGTGTCTATAATGAACAGATTGTTATTGAAGAGAAAGATGTTATTCCGACTAACTTAGAAAATAAGAATAGCGCAAAAATTGGAGAAGACCTTGTCAACATCTATGACACTCCATCCATTACGGATCATGACCCTTCTTTGTGGGTTCTCTACTCGTTTATTTTCTTTTTTGCAATTATCATCAATGATGCTGGCTACGGCTTTATATTTTTGCTTATCTCTCTTTTCCTTTATTACAAGTTTCCAAAAGTAAGTAGCTTTGGTAAGAGAGTAATAAAGCTTTCTATCATGATCTCTTCGGCATGTGTGATTTGGGGTATTCTTACAACTTCCTTTTTTGGAATAGAGGTATCAGTAGACAATCCTATCAGAAAAGTGTCTATTATCGACTATCTTGCAGAAAAAAAAGCAGCTTACCATATGGAGCATCAAGATGAGGTTTATAAGGAATGGGTGCGTGCTTATCCAGGTTTGGCACACGTTACAAGTCCAAAAGCATTTCTAGATATTGAAAAGCCATCTCCTGCGGACCCTAAGAAGGTAGAATACCCCATCAGAGATAGCTTTTCAGGGACAATTTTGTTTGAATTTGCGCTCATCATTGGGACATTACATGTAATATCCTCTTTTTTAAGAAATTTGAGGCGCAGTTGGGCAGGTGCTGGCTGGGTTATCTTTATGGTTGGTGCCTATCTTTATTTTCCCCATGTGCTGCACGCAACATCGCTCATTCATTATGCCTTGGGTGTGCCCCTTGGACCTTCTGAGCAAGAGGGATTGCGCATGCTTTATGGAGGAATTGGGCTTGCTTTGGTATTGGCAGTGATTCATAAAAGATTGGGTGGTATATTAGAGTTTACAGTCTTTATTCAGATTTTTTGTGACGTACTCTCTTATTTACGTCTTTATGCTTTGGGCCTTGCGGGCATGATGATGGCTGATACTTTTAATGGTTTAGCTGCAAATACAGGCATTGTTTTTGGAACACTTATCATTATCGCAGGCCATACTGTGAATATGGGAATTAGTATTATGGGCGGCGTGATTCACGGGCTTCGTCTTAATTTTCTAGAATGGTATCACTATTCCTTTGAGGGTGGTGGTAGATTGTTTAAGCCCTTAAAATTGACACGTGAAAAAAATTAAAACTTAGGAGAATTAAGAAATGAGTTATGATATGGTTGGGCCAGCTATGGCACTTGGTATAAGTAGCTTTGGCAGCTGCGTGGGTTGTAGTATTGCAGGCGCTGCCTGCCATGCTGTGATGGCAAGGGTTGAAGAGGGACATGGTAAGTTTCTGGGAATGTCTGCGGCTCCTTCTTCTCAGTCTATTTATGGATTTATTCTCATGTTGCTCATGAGAAATGCAATTATTGCAGGAACGCTTTCTCCCCTTTCTGCTATTGCTATTGGCACTGCAGCTGGTGCTGTTATGTTTGCATCTTCTGTTTTTCAGGGAAAAGTGTGTGCAACGGGTATTCAAGCATCTGCAAGGCAACCTGCAGTATATGGTAAGTGCTGGGCTGCTATTGGTATTATTGAGTCTTTTGCTCTATTTGCCTTTGTATTTGCGCTCATGCTGTTCTAATGAATGCTTTACTTGTACTTTTATTGACACTTGCGGTTGTTTTATCTGGCTGTGCAAGAGATAAGAAGGGATCGCTAATGACGATGGATACCCTTTTGTCATGTGCTAGGAGTGCTCCTTTATACGTTAGACTAGAGGCGCTTTCTCTTGAGTATTTAGCAAGTTCTGTGGTGGATACTCCAGACCCAGATCGCTGTGGTCATTATTGTGGCCAGCAATTTGTCATTGTTTGGAGCACTATGGGCACATCTTGTACACCTCAATATAGAGTTGTAATTTCTTATATCACGGGTACACACTGCTTTGAGCAGGTAGAAATACCTGTTTCTGGCGCATGTGGAGCTCTTCGTTATAGAATATTAAATGAAGAGTATAAGAGGACAGAGGGTGTATTGACATATAAGGTAGAGCTTTTCGAGGGCAACTTATTAAAGGCCACCTGGAAGGTGCGTAATTGGGTCGACTGGATTTCGACGGAAGAGGATTATACGTAAAATAAGTTCGGGAATCAATTTTTGAACTTGTTTGTGTATATGCAAATTATAAAGAAGACCAATGCTCAGCGGTAATGTTTTCGGCAAGCATTATAGTTTTTTCTTGAAGGGATAGGACAGAGGCCTTTTGAACGAGATGTTCTTTAAGAAATATTTGAAGAGATTTTGCCATTTCTCTTGAAAGAGATTTTGCAAATTTGATTTCAAAGGCACTTAGAGTGTCTTTTTCCTTTATGATAAGGTCTACTTCTACACCACTTGCAGTACGGTAAAAGAAGAGTTCAGTGCGTTTTGCCATATAAGCAGTTTTCTTTAAAACGTCCGCTATGACCATATTTTCAAAAATATGTCCCCCTTCGGAAGATTTAAGCAAGCGCTCTTCATTATCAATGCCAAGAAGAAAGCAAAGTAGGCCCGTATCTACAAAATAGATTTTAGGAGATTTGAGAAGCCTTTTACTTAAGTTATTGTGGAATGGTTTTAGAAGAAAAATAATGTATGTAGACTCTAATATGCTTATCCAATCTTTTGCTGTAGGTTGTGAAATACCACATTCTTTAGAAATTTCTGCGATATTGAATATTTTGCCTGCTCGAGCTGCAAGTAAAGAAATAAAAGTTTGAAATCTTCCAAGGTCAGTAATTGCTTTAATATTGCGAACATCTCTTTCTAGATAGGTAGAAATATAAGAGCCAAACCAGAGGTTCCAATTAATTATAGACCCTGAAAAAAACTGTGGATAGAAGCCTTGGACGATCTGTTTTGTACATGCCTGGGTATCTAATGCAGGAACATTAATCTCTGTCCAATTAAAAGGATAGAGTTGTAAAATAGCAATACGTCCTGCTAAAGATTCAGAAACACCTTTCATTACCTGAAAAGTTTGAGAGCCAGTAAGCACAAAGCGGCCATTTTCGCAGCGTTTTGCATCGATTGCAAGTTTTAAGTATGAAAAAAGAGAAGGGGCATATTGGATTTCATCGATGATTAGGGGAACAGGATGTGAACTTAAAAATAATTCGGGATCATCATTTGCAATCTTTCGAAGTAGTGGATCGTCGAGTGTAACATAATTGTAATTTTTAAGAGTATTTTGAAGTAGTGTAGATTTTCCAGCTTGCCTTGGGCCTGTAACGAGTACGGCTGGAAACTGAGAGATTGCTTCCTTAAGAAGAGGTTCAATGGCTCTATGGATATACATAAAAAAACCTTGTTTAAAGCTTAGACTATCACATACTTACGTTTTATTCAAGCAAAAATAAAGTGAGACTTTATTTTTGCAGTAAAGTTGTCTTAAATACATGTAGTATAAATTAATTCAATCTTAATAATATTAATCTATAATCATTTTTTAAATAATAAGAAACAAGGAATTAAATTATGTTGTTAGTACCTGAAAATAATTCGCAAGCTTTATTGAATAATCCACTATTTAATCCTCTAAATGGGGATGTAAAAAGCAAAACTTTTCAGCAGATTTGGAATGAAAGCTCAAATAGCAAGAAAGTTGGTATTGTTGTAGCTTCTATTTTTCTTGCAATTCCAGTAAGTGGGTACTACTTAATTCGAGATGGCGTTCCT from Chlamydiales bacterium includes these protein-coding regions:
- a CDS encoding V-type ATPase 116kDa subunit family protein, whose product is MRVDVVKILFVGVEKEKDRFFAAAQEQGLIEFINPKGSKDLVNDAEVHKFLAAIKILRGFALLPQLEGMPSQVAMPAVERILALHTDILKLNEEMRRLEVTITRNNIFGEFSLEDLAFIKKEGKYEVRFFCRAQSKVDKPCDKNLIDIGAENGLEYFIAIDYSTDELKNYEGMIEIKIDKSLNTLHADLEAVKSQTHLYEQELKNYSQYNRFLHKELIERLDLVHLKKAKECTEVPIEGKLFVVTAWVSLTSIPKVQELCSDLSVYNEQIVIEEKDVIPTNLENKNSAKIGEDLVNIYDTPSITDHDPSLWVLYSFIFFFAIIINDAGYGFIFLLISLFLYYKFPKVSSFGKRVIKLSIMISSACVIWGILTTSFFGIEVSVDNPIRKVSIIDYLAEKKAAYHMEHQDEVYKEWVRAYPGLAHVTSPKAFLDIEKPSPADPKKVEYPIRDSFSGTILFEFALIIGTLHVISSFLRNLRRSWAGAGWVIFMVGAYLYFPHVLHATSLIHYALGVPLGPSEQEGLRMLYGGIGLALVLAVIHKRLGGILEFTVFIQIFCDVLSYLRLYALGLAGMMMADTFNGLAANTGIVFGTLIIIAGHTVNMGISIMGGVIHGLRLNFLEWYHYSFEGGGRLFKPLKLTREKN
- a CDS encoding ATP synthase subunit C, whose protein sequence is MSYDMVGPAMALGISSFGSCVGCSIAGAACHAVMARVEEGHGKFLGMSAAPSSQSIYGFILMLLMRNAIIAGTLSPLSAIAIGTAAGAVMFASSVFQGKVCATGIQASARQPAVYGKCWAAIGIIESFALFAFVFALMLF
- a CDS encoding ATP-binding protein, translated to MYIHRAIEPLLKEAISQFPAVLVTGPRQAGKSTLLQNTLKNYNYVTLDDPLLRKIANDDPELFLSSHPVPLIIDEIQYAPSLFSYLKLAIDAKRCENGRFVLTGSQTFQVMKGVSESLAGRIAILQLYPFNWTEINVPALDTQACTKQIVQGFYPQFFSGSIINWNLWFGSYISTYLERDVRNIKAITDLGRFQTFISLLAARAGKIFNIAEISKECGISQPTAKDWISILESTYIIFLLKPFHNNLSKRLLKSPKIYFVDTGLLCFLLGIDNEERLLKSSEGGHIFENMVIADVLKKTAYMAKRTELFFYRTASGVEVDLIIKEKDTLSAFEIKFAKSLSREMAKSLQIFLKEHLVQKASVLSLQEKTIMLAENITAEHWSSL